The bacterium genome contains the following window.
AAATGCCTAGCAGACCGCCCCTCTTGACCAATTCCCGACAGATTTCTTCAATGGACATATTTGCTTCCCGCATAAGGAAGGGGATAACGAAGACATCCAAATCCCCACACCGGGTCGCATTCAGGACGCCCGATTGAGCGGAAAAGCCCATAGATGTATCAAGGGATTTTCCATCCTTTATCGCACAGAGGGAGGAGGAGCCCCCTAAATGACAGGATATGATCCTCAATCCTTCTCTTGGTTTTCCCAGGAATTGAGGTGTTCTTTCCGCGATATAGTGATGGGAAGCACCATGGAAACCATACTTTGCGATTCCGTATCTCTCATACCACTCATAAGGAACTCCATAAACCCTCGCAAAGATTGGGATGGTGGTATGGAAATGTGGTTCGAATACGCCGATAAGCGGCGTTGAGGGAAGGAGTTCCTTGAATATCCTTATAGCGTTTATGTAGGGAGCGTTATGAGCGGGAGCTACAATGGAAAATCTCTCCATTTCAGCCAAAACTTCGTCCGTTAGGAGATGAACACCCGTATACTTTCCTCCATGAACTGTTTTAAAGCCAACGGCGTCTATCTCTTCCAGGGATGAAATAACTTTCGTCTCCGGCGATAGGAGGAAATCGAGGCAAAGCTTTATAGCCGAATTGTGGTCCTTTACCTCCGTCTCACCACTGAAAGCTCTGCCGCCAACGGTATGAGCGTAGGGAGATTTCTCCGCTCCCACTCTTTCAACTTTTCCCTTTGCCAGCACATTCTCCGCTGGCATTGAGAAAAGCTGATATTTGAAGGAGGTTGACCCTACATTTGCTATAAGGATTTTCCTTCCCTTCATAAATCCCCCCTTTTTAATTAACCCCTATTAACTCCTTTGCTTTATCCACAGCGGAGGCAGCATCCGGAGCGTAGCCATCCGCTCCTATCTCATCTGCCCATTGCTGTGTAACTGGAGCACCGCCGACCATTACCTTCACCTTATCCCTCAACCCCGCTTCTTTGAGGGCGTCAATCGTTATTTTCATAGAGGGCATAGTTGTTGTAAGGAGGGCAGACATAGCGAGAATTTGGGCATTATTCTCCTTAATCGCCTCAATAAACTTCTCCGGCGCTACATCCACGCCGAGGTCTATTACCTTGAATCCGCCGCCTTCAAGCATCATTCTAACGAGATTCTTCCCTATGTCGTGAAGGTCACCCTTAACTGTTCCGATGACTACGGTTCCAATAGGCTCTATATCGGATTGGCTGAGTATCGGGCGGAGAAGGTCTAACGCCGCATACATTGCCCTTGCAGCGATGAGGACCTCCGGTACATAATACTCGTTGTTCTTGAATTTCTCTCCCACGACCATCATGCCCGGAATAAGCGCGTCGTCCAAGATGGTCTTCGCAGGGATGTTCTCAGCCAAAGCCTTCTCCGTCAGCTCCTTCGCAGCATTTGCGTTTCCGACTATGACTGCTTCTTTCAATGCATTCAATACTTCCGTCATTTTGTCTTACCTCCTTTTTATTTGTTTTTTAGAAATCATTTTAAACAGGAAAATACATTGCGTCCATAAAATAATTTGTGAATTCCGGCACGGCGGAGAGCTCAATATAATGACAACTCTTCGCTATCTCCTCCGCCCGTTTTAGCATACGGGGGGAGATTAGCGCCATCATAGCCCCCCTACCTGCCGCATTTCCAACGGGATAAATTTTATCAATTGATAGTGAAGGAAGCAAGCCAATTCTTAAGGCGCTTTCCCTCCTTATATAATTACCAAATGCTCCCGCAAGGAAAATCCCATCCAAATCGTCCTTGCTCAGTCCCTTATCCTTTAAAAGAATTTCTATCCCAGCTCTTATCGCCCCCTTCGCTAATTGCAATTCCCTCACATCCTTCTGAGTTATGAATATATCTCTGTTTATCTCGTTTTCTTTGCCCCTCACCAATATAAAGCATCTTTCCCCATCAATAGTTGTCAATCTTTCCCTGAGAGAGGGAGACAAATGGGAAGCCTCCTCATAAGACAGCATTCTACCCGTTGAATCAATGATTCCCACTTTATACATCTCCGCAACAACATCCAATAGTCCCGAGCCACAGACCCCTTTTGGAGTTCCGCCATCAATTGTTGATAACTTCACATCATCCGATATATAAACCCTATTAATTGCTCCCTTCGTTGCGTGCATACCGAATCTTATATGCGCGCCTTCAAAAGCGGGACCCGCGGCAGTTGAACACACCGTTATTCCATCTTCCGTCCCAAGCGCCATTTCGCCATTTGTGCCGATATCAATAGCAATATAATTCCCCTTCCTTCTATACAACTTTGTCGCTAAGATTACACCCACTGTGTCCGCACCCACGAAACCCGCTATATTAGGGAGAACATAAACCCACCCCTCTGGGGAAATATTCAACTGGATTGTCTTCGCCCTCGTTTTCACCATTCTCGTAAAGGCAGGTACATAGGGGGTGAAAGCAAGATTACGGGCATCAACCCCCAAAAGGAAATGGGTCATACAAGTATTCCCCACGATAGTGGCTTGATATATCCTATCCTGGCAAACGCCAGTGAAACCACATATATCTTCCAACAGATTATTTACTCCCTCTATAACGCTCTTCCTCATCTCGTCCAATCCGTCTTCTCTATCTATTGTGTATCTGATGCGGGAAATCACATCGGCTCCATAAACGACTTGTGGGTTGAGCCGTGAATCGCTGGCTATCTTCCTTCCCGTGGGGAGATGCACAAGATAACCTGCTAAGGTCGTCGTCCCTATATCTATCGCTATACCGTAAATCTCATCCTCGGTATTTCCTTTCTCTACCGCTATTACCTCATCGCCCACGACGACCGCAGTCACTTTGAAATCCGATTCCCTGAGAACGCGAGGCAATTCTCTTCTTACTGTGGGAGTTAGTTTGTTTGCTTGCGGGAGGGCGGAAAGAAGTCTTTCCTCGTCTGAGCGCTGGTCGCTTAGGGACGGAATTGGAAGGGAAAGGAAGTGTTTGCTAATCGGGCATTTCCCCTTA
Protein-coding sequences here:
- a CDS encoding acetate kinase, with protein sequence MKGRKILIANVGSTSFKYQLFSMPAENVLAKGKVERVGAEKSPYAHTVGGRAFSGETEVKDHNSAIKLCLDFLLSPETKVISSLEEIDAVGFKTVHGGKYTGVHLLTDEVLAEMERFSIVAPAHNAPYINAIRIFKELLPSTPLIGVFEPHFHTTIPIFARVYGVPYEWYERYGIAKYGFHGASHHYIAERTPQFLGKPREGLRIISCHLGGSSSLCAIKDGKSLDTSMGFSAQSGVLNATRCGDLDVFVIPFLMREANMSIEEICRELVKRGGLLGISGISGDMRDLLEASSRGDERASLAIEAFCYGIKRYIGGYVAIMNGLDVLVFTGGIGEMSPPIREKICQEMDYLGIRIDKERNNSAIGKEAIISPDDSKVTVAVIPTNEELIVARESLKLLEREGG
- a CDS encoding corrinoid protein, whose translation is MTEVLNALKEAVIVGNANAAKELTEKALAENIPAKTILDDALIPGMMVVGEKFKNNEYYVPEVLIAARAMYAALDLLRPILSQSDIEPIGTVVIGTVKGDLHDIGKNLVRMMLEGGGFKVIDLGVDVAPEKFIEAIKENNAQILAMSALLTTTMPSMKITIDALKEAGLRDKVKVMVGGAPVTQQWADEIGADGYAPDAASAVDKAKELIGVN
- a CDS encoding DUF4445 domain-containing protein, coding for MGDEVELRFEPEGKTVRIKKGKSVLDAAYEAGILIDAPCGGRGLCGKCKVRIVDEFLPISPAEEKLLTPEEIANGIRLACQFIPQTNLVVELLEPVLEAIQKTELERMVVRLKGKCPISKHFLSLPIPSLSDQRSDEERLLSALPQANKLTPTVRRELPRVLRESDFKVTAVVVGDEVIAVEKGNTEDEIYGIAIDIGTTTLAGYLVHLPTGRKIASDSRLNPQVVYGADVISRIRYTIDREDGLDEMRKSVIEGVNNLLEDICGFTGVCQDRIYQATIVGNTCMTHFLLGVDARNLAFTPYVPAFTRMVKTRAKTIQLNISPEGWVYVLPNIAGFVGADTVGVILATKLYRRKGNYIAIDIGTNGEMALGTEDGITVCSTAAGPAFEGAHIRFGMHATKGAINRVYISDDVKLSTIDGGTPKGVCGSGLLDVVAEMYKVGIIDSTGRMLSYEEASHLSPSLRERLTTIDGERCFILVRGKENEINRDIFITQKDVRELQLAKGAIRAGIEILLKDKGLSKDDLDGIFLAGAFGNYIRRESALRIGLLPSLSIDKIYPVGNAAGRGAMMALISPRMLKRAEEIAKSCHYIELSAVPEFTNYFMDAMYFPV